The proteins below are encoded in one region of Kineococcus mangrovi:
- a CDS encoding WXG100 family type VII secretion target, with amino-acid sequence MSRFEVDSARVEQASSAVATSAGNLAAEVDGMMRHLLDLESCWKGQAASGFQALSAQWRVTQDRVRTSLEEIQRALAQAGRQYADVESANARMFAS; translated from the coding sequence ATGTCCCGGTTCGAGGTCGACAGCGCTCGTGTGGAGCAGGCGAGCAGTGCCGTGGCCACGTCGGCGGGCAACCTCGCCGCCGAGGTCGACGGCATGATGCGGCACCTGCTCGACCTGGAGTCGTGCTGGAAGGGTCAGGCCGCCAGCGGTTTCCAGGCCCTGTCGGCGCAGTGGCGGGTGACCCAGGACCGCGTCCGGACGTCGCTGGAGGAAATCCAGCGGGCTCTCGCCCAGGCCGGTCGGCAGTACGCCGACGTGGAATCGGCCAACGCGCGGATGTTCGCCTCGTGA
- a CDS encoding DUF4031 domain-containing protein has protein sequence MTVLVDAARVPAHGTWWSHLASDASPEELHAFARRLGVPRRAFEGDHYDVPAERVPQAVALGAELVTTRELLARVRTAGLRTPKRRGEKVVHTGVVAGQRVDVVRARHVPAPHGTHRVVRSAAGRLVLADDGDLPVLDDLTRAPAGTVVGFRRRWTRSTGGVRVEHDGLVVLSDPPVVVAGAGWWRHLLSPA, from the coding sequence GTGACCGTCCTCGTCGACGCGGCGCGCGTCCCCGCGCACGGGACGTGGTGGTCACACCTGGCCAGCGACGCGTCCCCGGAGGAGCTGCACGCCTTCGCCCGCCGCCTCGGCGTCCCCCGCCGCGCCTTCGAGGGCGACCACTACGACGTCCCGGCCGAGCGGGTCCCGCAGGCCGTGGCCCTCGGCGCCGAGCTCGTCACCACCAGGGAGCTGCTGGCGCGGGTGCGCACCGCCGGGCTGCGCACGCCCAAGCGCCGCGGCGAGAAGGTCGTGCACACCGGGGTCGTCGCGGGGCAGCGCGTCGACGTCGTGCGCGCCCGGCACGTGCCCGCCCCGCACGGCACCCACCGCGTCGTCCGGTCGGCCGCGGGCCGGCTCGTGCTCGCCGACGACGGCGACCTGCCGGTCCTCGACGACCTCACCCGGGCCCCCGCCGGGACCGTCGTGGGGTTCCGCCGCCGCTGGACCCGGTCGACCGGCGGGGTGCGCGTCGAGCACGACGGCCTCGTCGTCCTCAGCGACCCGCCGGTCGTCGTCGCGGGCGCCGGGTGGTGGCGGCACCTGCTGTCCCCGGCGTGA
- a CDS encoding S1C family serine protease produces MNGPQRPTTDGSGHPSSGAVSTQARGGDGQGYGDGSGRPDATGATRPQQPWDWNQGPYGRQTDRSYGGYGQQDPWATPGGPTPPGGGGDDHGGGGGGGRRGPRRSPGWLGVAGVAIASALVASVVTVGAVGAFGQDSSGGSGGGTTSGSSAGAPVGGVSETTVNWQAVVSAVAPSVVSVTVTGQAGEAEGSGIVYDSQGYVVTNNHVVSGLGQGARITVTLSDGREYQATIKGTDPATDLAVIQLTDPPSDLEAATFADSADVVAGQAVMALGNPLGLSGSATTGIVSALDRPVITQTEQQPQPQDPFGRFGGGQQQQTTAETAATNAIQTDAAINPGNSGGALLDSSGQVIGINSSIASLSSGSSSGQSGSIGLGFAIPSNEVKMIADQLIRTGSAQHAWLGVSMSEQSATATVGDVSRQGAQVADVTSGSPAAQAGLRAGDIITAVDGVDIDGFQSLTATIRGKAVGSAVQLTVVRDGAEQTLSATLTARAEN; encoded by the coding sequence ATGAACGGCCCCCAGCGCCCCACCACCGACGGCAGCGGACACCCCTCGTCCGGGGCGGTGTCCACCCAGGCCCGTGGCGGCGACGGCCAGGGGTACGGGGACGGATCCGGCCGTCCCGACGCCACCGGCGCCACCCGGCCGCAGCAGCCGTGGGACTGGAACCAGGGCCCCTACGGGCGCCAGACCGACCGCTCCTACGGCGGTTACGGCCAGCAGGACCCGTGGGCCACGCCCGGCGGCCCCACCCCTCCCGGTGGCGGCGGTGACGACCACGGCGGGGGCGGGGGCGGCGGACGCCGCGGACCGCGCCGCTCCCCCGGCTGGCTCGGGGTCGCCGGGGTCGCGATCGCCAGCGCCCTCGTGGCCAGCGTCGTGACCGTCGGGGCCGTGGGCGCCTTCGGCCAGGACTCCTCCGGCGGCTCCGGCGGCGGGACCACCTCCGGCAGCTCCGCGGGCGCCCCGGTCGGGGGTGTCAGCGAGACGACGGTGAACTGGCAGGCCGTCGTGAGCGCGGTCGCCCCGAGCGTGGTCTCGGTGACCGTCACCGGGCAGGCCGGCGAGGCCGAGGGGTCGGGCATCGTCTACGACTCCCAGGGCTACGTCGTCACCAACAACCACGTCGTCTCCGGTCTGGGCCAGGGCGCGAGGATCACGGTGACGCTGTCCGACGGCCGGGAGTACCAGGCCACGATCAAGGGCACCGACCCGGCGACCGACCTGGCCGTCATCCAGCTCACGGACCCGCCGAGCGACCTGGAGGCCGCGACGTTCGCCGACTCCGCCGACGTCGTCGCCGGCCAGGCCGTCATGGCCCTGGGCAACCCGCTGGGGCTCTCCGGCAGCGCCACCACGGGGATCGTCTCCGCGCTGGACCGTCCGGTCATCACCCAGACCGAGCAGCAGCCGCAGCCGCAGGACCCGTTCGGCCGGTTCGGCGGTGGCCAGCAGCAGCAGACGACCGCCGAGACCGCCGCGACCAACGCCATCCAGACGGACGCGGCGATCAACCCGGGCAACTCCGGCGGCGCGCTGCTGGACTCCTCGGGGCAGGTCATCGGGATCAACTCCTCGATCGCCTCGCTGAGCTCGGGGTCGTCCTCGGGCCAGTCCGGCAGCATCGGCCTGGGGTTCGCGATCCCCTCGAACGAGGTGAAGATGATCGCCGACCAGCTCATCAGGACGGGGTCGGCCCAGCACGCGTGGCTCGGGGTCAGCATGTCCGAGCAGTCCGCCACGGCCACCGTCGGGGACGTCTCCCGCCAGGGCGCCCAGGTCGCCGACGTGACGAGCGGTTCGCCCGCCGCGCAGGCCGGGCTGCGGGCCGGGGACATCATCACGGCCGTCGACGGTGTGGACATCGACGGCTTCCAGTCGCTCACCGCGACGATCCGCGGCAAGGCCGTGGGCAGCGCGGTGCAGCTCACCGTCGTCCGGGACGGAGCCGAGCAGACGTTGTCGGCGACGCTCACGGCGCGCGCGGAGAACTGA
- a CDS encoding sensor histidine kinase gives MSRTRSRLQETRSRLLAAEARLPLQARLLVIVVVLLFMAMTLTSLVSVKLLQENLRDQVDTELRDRGQATAQQAFPTFNQPTGRNLWLSDYYVVYADVDGSDAYPVCARAQDAVECPKAPALPTLTGAYVREHGGRPFTVADSDGGDPWRVLVFPARLAGTDQGLNIAVALPLTGATRTVSDFRTIALAVSAGVLVLGAFFAVLAIRRSLRPLDAIERTASAIAGGDLSRRVPDAPPGTEIGRLSTALNTMLGRIETSFRAQERSEEQMRRFVADASHELRTPLAAIRGFAELHRQGAVREADDVAHVMGRIEGESTRLGRLVEDLLALARLDEAQRARTVRREPVDLVVVAADAVHDARAIAPDRTVRLTGLREGEGPGPAVVVADEAGMRQVLTNLLANAVHHTPAGTPVEVAVGRAAGPSGPESVVEVRDHGPGLTPDQADKVFERFYRVDSSRRRGAGGGSGLGLAIVATIVDLHAGTVAVLPTAGGGATFRLRFRAAGPESASQDPDEPADPIHS, from the coding sequence ATGAGCCGTACCCGGTCCCGGCTGCAGGAGACCAGGTCGCGGCTGCTGGCGGCCGAGGCCCGCCTCCCCCTGCAGGCGCGCCTGCTCGTCATCGTCGTGGTGCTGCTGTTCATGGCGATGACGTTGACGAGCCTGGTGTCGGTGAAGCTGCTGCAGGAGAACCTGCGCGACCAGGTCGACACGGAGCTGCGCGACCGCGGCCAGGCGACGGCCCAGCAGGCGTTCCCGACGTTCAACCAGCCGACCGGGCGCAACCTGTGGTTGTCGGACTACTACGTCGTGTACGCCGACGTGGACGGCTCCGACGCCTACCCGGTCTGCGCCCGCGCCCAGGACGCCGTCGAGTGCCCGAAGGCCCCCGCGCTGCCGACGCTGACCGGGGCCTACGTGCGGGAGCACGGGGGGCGGCCGTTCACCGTGGCCGACTCCGACGGGGGCGACCCGTGGCGCGTGCTCGTCTTCCCCGCCCGCCTGGCCGGGACCGACCAGGGCCTGAACATCGCGGTCGCCCTGCCGCTCACGGGCGCCACCCGCACGGTGTCGGACTTCCGCACGATCGCCCTGGCGGTGTCCGCGGGGGTGCTCGTCCTGGGTGCCTTCTTCGCGGTCCTGGCCATCCGGCGCAGCCTGCGCCCCCTGGACGCCATCGAGCGCACCGCCTCGGCCATCGCCGGTGGCGACCTGTCCCGCCGCGTCCCCGACGCCCCGCCGGGCACGGAGATCGGCCGGCTCTCGACGGCGCTGAACACCATGCTCGGGCGGATCGAGACGTCCTTCCGCGCGCAGGAGCGCTCGGAGGAGCAGATGCGCCGGTTCGTCGCCGACGCCAGCCACGAGCTGCGGACCCCGCTGGCCGCCATCCGCGGTTTCGCCGAGCTGCACCGCCAGGGCGCGGTGCGCGAGGCCGACGACGTCGCTCACGTCATGGGTCGCATCGAGGGCGAGTCGACCCGGCTGGGCCGGCTGGTGGAGGACCTGCTGGCGCTGGCGCGCCTCGACGAGGCCCAGCGCGCCCGCACGGTCCGCCGCGAACCGGTGGACCTGGTGGTGGTGGCCGCCGACGCCGTCCACGACGCCCGGGCGATCGCCCCCGACCGCACGGTCCGCCTGACGGGTCTGCGCGAGGGGGAGGGACCGGGGCCGGCGGTGGTCGTCGCCGACGAGGCGGGCATGCGCCAGGTCCTGACGAACCTGCTGGCGAACGCCGTCCACCACACCCCCGCCGGGACGCCGGTGGAGGTGGCCGTGGGCCGGGCGGCGGGCCCCTCGGGCCCGGAGTCCGTCGTCGAGGTGCGCGACCACGGGCCGGGCCTGACGCCGGACCAGGCGGACAAGGTCTTCGAGCGGTTCTACCGCGTGGACTCCTCCCGCCGGCGCGGTGCCGGCGGCGGCTCGGGGCTGGGGCTGGCCATCGTGGCCACCATCGTCGACCTGCACGCCGGGACCGTCGCCGTGCTGCCCACCGCGGGCGGTGGCGCCACCTTCCGGCTGCGCTTCCGCGCGGCCGGCCCCGAGTCCGCGTCGCAGGACCCCGACGAACCGGCCGACCCGATTCACAGCTAG
- a CDS encoding response regulator transcription factor, protein MRSAGAAPEARLLVVDDEPSIRELLATSLRFAGFEVASAADGAEALKLAEDFRPDLVVLDVMLPDLDGFTVTRKLRERGRVVPVLFLTARDDTADKVAGLTVGGDDYVTKPFSLEEVVARIRAVLRRTGAAAGPDTGRLVFHDLELEEDSHEVRRGGREVELSPTEFKLLRYLMLNPNRVLSKAQILDHVWDYDFNGEAGIVESYISYLRRKLDTEGLEPLIHTKRGVGYVLRVPQTAG, encoded by the coding sequence GTGAGATCCGCTGGTGCCGCACCGGAAGCCCGTCTCCTCGTCGTGGACGACGAACCGAGCATCCGCGAGCTGCTGGCCACGAGCCTGCGCTTCGCCGGGTTCGAGGTCGCCTCGGCCGCCGACGGCGCCGAGGCCCTGAAGCTGGCCGAGGACTTCCGCCCGGACCTCGTCGTGCTCGACGTCATGCTCCCGGACCTGGACGGCTTCACGGTGACGCGCAAGCTGCGCGAACGCGGTCGCGTCGTGCCGGTCCTGTTCCTCACCGCGCGCGACGACACCGCGGACAAGGTGGCCGGGCTCACCGTCGGCGGCGACGACTACGTCACCAAGCCGTTCAGCCTGGAGGAGGTCGTGGCCCGCATCCGCGCGGTGCTGCGGCGCACCGGTGCGGCGGCGGGCCCCGACACGGGGCGGCTGGTCTTCCACGACCTGGAGCTGGAGGAGGACTCCCACGAGGTCCGCCGCGGCGGCCGCGAGGTCGAGCTGTCCCCCACCGAGTTCAAGCTCCTGCGCTACCTCATGCTGAACCCGAACCGGGTGCTGTCGAAGGCGCAGATCCTGGACCACGTGTGGGACTACGACTTCAACGGCGAGGCCGGCATCGTGGAGTCCTACATCTCCTACCTGCGGCGCAAGCTCGACACCGAGGGCCTGGAGCCGCTGATCCACACCAAGCGGGGTGTCGGCTACGTGCTGCGGGTGCCGCAGACGGCGGGATGA
- a CDS encoding HipA family kinase, translated as MLRRVTATRYVTPLREGGSMPGLCEADDDGTYVVKFHGAGQGRRVLVAEVLVAALAGALDLDVPDLVVADVDPVIGRGEPDEEVQDLLLRSPGANLGMDFLPGALSFDPAVDPVEPRWAARVLWLDAFVLNVDRTWRNPNALWWGGRPWLIDHGAALYFHHDWSRAAASADRPLRHAEHHLLLPSAAPLAEVGGECAAALTPDVLGAAVAALPPEWVQDEPGFDDGDAVRRAYLDWFTARLAATGWRADLDRAQREVPRA; from the coding sequence GTGCTCCGCCGCGTGACCGCCACCCGCTACGTGACCCCCCTGCGCGAGGGCGGGAGCATGCCGGGGCTGTGCGAGGCCGACGACGACGGCACCTACGTCGTGAAGTTCCACGGTGCCGGGCAGGGACGCCGCGTGCTCGTGGCGGAGGTGCTCGTCGCGGCGCTCGCGGGCGCCCTCGACCTCGACGTCCCCGACCTGGTGGTGGCCGACGTGGACCCGGTCATCGGGCGCGGGGAACCGGACGAGGAGGTCCAGGACCTCCTGCTGCGCTCCCCGGGCGCCAACCTCGGCATGGACTTCCTGCCCGGGGCCCTGTCCTTCGACCCGGCCGTGGACCCGGTCGAGCCCCGGTGGGCGGCCCGGGTCCTGTGGCTGGACGCCTTCGTCCTCAACGTCGACCGGACCTGGCGCAACCCCAACGCGCTGTGGTGGGGCGGGCGGCCCTGGCTCATCGACCACGGGGCGGCCCTGTACTTCCACCACGACTGGTCGCGCGCGGCCGCGAGCGCGGACCGGCCGCTGCGGCACGCCGAGCACCACCTCCTGCTGCCCTCGGCCGCCCCGCTGGCGGAGGTGGGCGGGGAGTGCGCGGCCGCCCTGACCCCCGACGTGCTCGGCGCCGCGGTCGCGGCGCTGCCACCGGAGTGGGTGCAGGACGAGCCCGGGTTCGACGACGGTGACGCCGTGCGCCGGGCCTACCTCGACTGGTTCACCGCCCGGCTCGCCGCGACCGGCTGGCGCGCCGACCTCGACCGCGCCCAGCGGGAGGTCCCCCGTGCCTGA
- a CDS encoding DUF3037 domain-containing protein: MPEPTLDVFEYAVVRVVPRVDRGEFLNAGVVLWCRAREHLAARTHLDEDRLRALPGAPGAGLDLPALRRHLAAFEAVCAGDPRAGAATTEAAGARFRWLVAPRSTVLQTSPVHCGLTADPAAELDRLLTRLVRPGG, translated from the coding sequence GTGCCTGAGCCGACCCTGGACGTGTTCGAGTACGCCGTCGTCCGCGTGGTGCCGCGGGTGGACCGCGGGGAGTTCCTCAACGCTGGCGTCGTGCTGTGGTGCCGGGCCCGCGAGCACCTCGCGGCCCGCACCCACCTCGACGAGGACCGGCTGCGGGCCCTGCCCGGGGCCCCGGGCGCGGGCCTGGACCTGCCGGCGCTGCGGCGCCACCTCGCGGCGTTCGAGGCCGTCTGCGCGGGGGACCCGCGGGCCGGCGCGGCGACGACGGAGGCCGCGGGCGCCCGCTTCCGCTGGCTCGTGGCGCCCCGCTCGACCGTCCTGCAGACCTCGCCGGTGCACTGCGGGCTGACCGCCGACCCGGCCGCCGAGCTGGACCGGCTGCTGACGCGGCTGGTCCGGCCCGGCGGCTGA
- a CDS encoding PhoX family protein, translated as MTCHYRCATSCAAPVQNRSANAYFGDVVRSAVSRRGVLAGLVGLGVAGAAVGGARPAAAAPGDGDVNLLADPFDPGHVVEFDVIAPVPAEVDSLDVPAGWTWAPLVSWGDPLLPGAPDFDFENQTEAAQLGQFGYNNDYTTIVPLQDPDRALLVCNNEYTNEELMFRDWADAEGATDEQLRISIAAHGMSVVELRRADGNSPWGYVRGSDFNRRITPWTPMRFSGPAAGAAALRTSADPQGRTPVGTFGNCSGGTTPWGTVLSGEENFNGYFSSPETETGRSDRYSVYGSRGRSWERVDPRFSAEREPNESNRFGWVVEVDPSDPTSTPRKHTALGRMKHEGATVSLAADGRAVTYMGDDERFEYLYKFVSERSYREGDREHNLRLLEDGDLYVAVFEGDGTEDERYDGRGRWVALTRGGRSVVAGMSIEEVLVNTRAAADVVGATKMDRPEDVERNPVNGRVYVACTNNTRRGTLGRPGVDEANPRPLNKDGHVVEIVEARDDAAATEFSWNLVLVCGDPEDQSTYFGGFDPSLVSPISCPDNVAFDTTGNLWIATDGNTLGSNDGLYEVVVDGPDRGRVRQFLSVPTGAETCGPLIADDGRTVFVAVQHPGEVDGATIDEPGSTFPYDGTGQPRPSVVQVRRA; from the coding sequence ATGACCTGCCACTACCGCTGCGCGACGTCCTGCGCCGCGCCCGTCCAGAACCGGTCCGCCAACGCCTACTTCGGCGACGTCGTGCGCTCGGCGGTCTCGCGCCGCGGCGTCCTGGCCGGTCTGGTCGGCCTCGGCGTCGCCGGTGCCGCCGTGGGCGGTGCCCGGCCCGCCGCGGCGGCCCCCGGCGACGGTGACGTGAACCTGCTCGCGGACCCGTTCGACCCCGGTCACGTCGTCGAGTTCGACGTCATCGCCCCCGTCCCGGCCGAGGTCGACTCGCTCGACGTCCCGGCGGGCTGGACTTGGGCACCGCTCGTCTCCTGGGGCGACCCCCTCCTGCCCGGGGCGCCCGACTTCGACTTCGAGAACCAGACCGAGGCGGCCCAGCTCGGGCAGTTCGGCTACAACAACGACTACACGACGATCGTCCCGCTGCAGGACCCAGACCGCGCGCTGCTGGTGTGCAACAACGAGTACACCAACGAGGAACTCATGTTCCGCGACTGGGCCGACGCCGAGGGCGCCACCGACGAGCAGCTGCGCATCTCGATCGCCGCGCACGGCATGTCCGTCGTGGAACTGCGCCGGGCCGACGGGAACTCCCCGTGGGGCTACGTCCGGGGGTCCGACTTCAACCGCCGCATCACCCCGTGGACGCCGATGCGGTTCAGCGGCCCGGCCGCGGGCGCCGCGGCGCTGCGCACCAGCGCGGACCCGCAGGGCCGCACCCCGGTCGGCACGTTCGGCAACTGCTCCGGCGGCACCACCCCGTGGGGCACGGTGCTCTCGGGGGAGGAGAACTTCAACGGCTACTTCTCCTCCCCCGAGACCGAGACCGGCCGGAGCGACCGCTACAGCGTCTACGGCAGCCGCGGTCGTTCCTGGGAGCGGGTCGACCCGCGCTTCAGCGCCGAGCGGGAACCGAACGAGTCCAACCGCTTCGGCTGGGTCGTCGAGGTGGACCCGTCGGACCCGACGTCCACCCCGCGCAAGCACACCGCCCTGGGGCGCATGAAGCACGAGGGTGCGACGGTGTCGCTGGCCGCCGACGGCCGCGCCGTGACGTACATGGGCGACGACGAGCGGTTCGAGTACCTCTACAAGTTCGTCTCCGAGCGCTCGTACCGCGAGGGCGACCGCGAGCACAACCTGCGCCTGCTCGAGGACGGTGACCTGTACGTCGCCGTGTTCGAGGGTGACGGCACCGAGGACGAGCGCTACGACGGCCGCGGGCGCTGGGTGGCGCTGACGCGGGGTGGCCGCTCGGTCGTGGCGGGGATGTCGATCGAGGAAGTGCTCGTCAACACCCGTGCGGCCGCCGACGTGGTGGGCGCCACGAAGATGGACCGCCCCGAGGACGTCGAGCGCAACCCCGTCAACGGCCGCGTGTACGTGGCCTGCACGAACAACACCCGCCGCGGGACGCTGGGCAGGCCGGGCGTGGACGAGGCCAACCCCCGGCCGCTGAACAAGGACGGGCACGTCGTCGAGATCGTCGAGGCGCGCGACGACGCCGCGGCCACGGAGTTCTCCTGGAACCTCGTGCTCGTCTGCGGCGACCCGGAGGACCAGAGCACGTACTTCGGCGGTTTCGACCCGTCGCTGGTCTCGCCGATCTCCTGCCCCGACAACGTGGCGTTCGACACCACGGGGAACCTGTGGATCGCCACCGACGGCAACACGCTGGGGTCCAACGACGGGTTGTACGAGGTGGTCGTGGACGGCCCGGACCGCGGCCGGGTGCGGCAGTTCCTGTCGGTGCCCACGGGCGCGGAGACGTGCGGCCCGCTCATCGCCGACGACGGCCGGACGGTGTTCGTCGCCGTCCAGCACCCGGGTGAGGTGGACGGGGCGACGATCGACGAACCGGGCTCGACGTTCCCGTACGACGGCACCGGTCAGCCGCGGCCCTCGGTCGTCCAGGTCCGCCGGGCCTGA
- a CDS encoding M3 family metallopeptidase has product MDLPESNPFAAPSDLPFAVPPFDRIRAEHFAPAFEAGAAAHRAELDELFSRDAPAAEFLDALESTGRLLGRAEAVFFNLVGTDADDALRAVQEQWSPRLAAHHDAVRLDPRLVERVRVLHEDPPADLTDEQRRLLERLHRDAARSGALLDAAGQDRLRELNEELSRLTTAFDVELLADTNDLAVHVTEAVELDGLGPAELARAAAAAGDRGGYLLPLVLPSGQPVLESLRDRATRRRVHEASVRRGGRGGAHDTRAILLRIADLRAQRAALLGFADHASWVVADETAGDVEAAVGMLRRLAPAAVANARAEEVELTELLHADGFEGPLEPWDWAHYAERLRRERFAVDTEALRPWFELERVLVDGVFATATALYGLTFSERTDVPVYAADVRAFEVADAGGPLGLYLFDPYARPSKRGGAWMSSFVEQSRLLGERPVVVNCLNVPKPAAGDPALLTVDEVETLFHEFGHTLHGLLSDVRYPRFSGTSVPRDFVEFPSQVNEFWGFEPEVLARYARHVSTGEPLPAGAAEGLRAARAYGQGFGTTEYLAAALLDMAWHRVAPGAFEGAGPEDVDRFEAAALAEAGVALHAVPPRYRSTYFHHVFGGGYAAGYYSYVWSEVLDADTVEWFAENGGLRRENGDRFRAAVLSRGGSVDPLAAYREFRGRDARIEPLLRRRQLTEV; this is encoded by the coding sequence ATGGACCTGCCGGAGTCGAACCCCTTCGCCGCCCCGAGCGACCTGCCGTTCGCGGTGCCGCCCTTCGACCGGATCCGTGCCGAGCACTTCGCCCCGGCCTTCGAGGCGGGCGCGGCCGCGCACCGCGCCGAGCTCGACGAGCTGTTCTCCCGGGACGCGCCGGCCGCGGAGTTCCTCGACGCCCTGGAGTCCACCGGCCGCCTCCTCGGCCGGGCCGAGGCCGTCTTCTTCAACCTCGTCGGCACCGACGCCGACGACGCCCTGCGGGCGGTGCAGGAGCAGTGGAGCCCCCGGCTGGCCGCGCACCACGACGCGGTGCGGCTCGACCCGCGCCTGGTGGAGCGGGTGCGCGTCCTGCACGAGGACCCGCCGGCCGACCTCACCGACGAGCAGCGGCGCCTGCTGGAGCGGCTGCACCGCGACGCGGCCCGTTCCGGGGCCCTGCTCGACGCGGCGGGGCAGGACCGGCTGCGCGAGCTCAACGAGGAGCTGTCGCGGCTCACGACGGCCTTCGACGTCGAACTGCTCGCCGACACCAACGACCTCGCCGTCCACGTCACCGAGGCGGTCGAGCTCGACGGGCTGGGCCCGGCCGAACTCGCCCGGGCCGCCGCGGCCGCCGGGGACCGCGGCGGGTACCTGCTGCCGCTCGTCCTGCCGTCCGGCCAGCCCGTGCTGGAGTCGCTGCGCGACAGGGCGACCCGCCGTCGCGTGCACGAGGCCTCGGTGCGCCGCGGCGGCCGGGGCGGCGCGCACGACACGCGGGCGATCCTCCTGCGGATCGCCGACCTGCGCGCGCAGCGGGCGGCCCTGCTCGGGTTCGCCGACCACGCCTCGTGGGTCGTGGCCGACGAGACGGCCGGCGACGTCGAGGCGGCGGTGGGGATGCTGCGCCGCCTCGCCCCGGCCGCCGTCGCCAACGCGCGGGCCGAGGAGGTCGAGCTCACCGAGCTGCTGCACGCCGACGGGTTCGAGGGGCCCCTGGAACCCTGGGACTGGGCCCACTACGCCGAACGCCTGCGCCGGGAGCGCTTCGCCGTCGACACCGAGGCCCTGCGGCCCTGGTTCGAGCTCGAACGGGTCCTCGTCGACGGCGTGTTCGCGACGGCCACGGCGCTGTACGGCCTGACGTTCTCCGAGCGCACCGACGTCCCGGTGTACGCCGCCGACGTGCGCGCCTTCGAGGTGGCCGACGCCGGTGGCCCGCTCGGGCTGTACCTGTTCGACCCCTACGCCCGGCCGTCCAAGCGCGGCGGTGCGTGGATGAGCTCGTTCGTCGAGCAGTCCCGCCTCCTGGGTGAGCGCCCCGTCGTCGTCAACTGCCTCAACGTCCCGAAGCCGGCCGCGGGCGACCCGGCCCTGCTGACGGTCGACGAGGTCGAGACGCTGTTCCACGAGTTCGGGCACACGTTGCACGGGTTGCTCTCGGACGTGCGCTACCCGCGGTTCTCCGGGACCAGCGTCCCGCGCGACTTCGTCGAGTTCCCCTCCCAGGTCAACGAGTTCTGGGGTTTCGAGCCCGAGGTGCTCGCGCGCTACGCCCGGCACGTGAGCACGGGCGAACCGCTGCCCGCGGGGGCCGCCGAGGGGCTGCGCGCCGCCCGCGCGTACGGCCAGGGCTTCGGCACGACGGAGTACCTCGCCGCGGCCCTGCTCGACATGGCCTGGCACCGGGTGGCCCCCGGCGCCTTCGAGGGCGCCGGACCCGAGGACGTCGACCGCTTCGAGGCCGCGGCGCTGGCCGAGGCAGGGGTCGCCCTGCACGCCGTCCCGCCGCGCTACCGCAGCACGTACTTCCACCACGTCTTCGGCGGCGGGTACGCGGCCGGGTACTACTCCTACGTGTGGAGCGAGGTGCTCGACGCCGACACCGTGGAGTGGTTCGCCGAGAACGGCGGCCTGCGACGGGAGAACGGGGACCGGTTCCGCGCGGCCGTGCTCTCGCGGGGCGGCAGCGTCGACCCGCTCGCGGCCTACCGGGAGTTCCGCGGACGCGACGCGCGCATCGAGCCGCTGCTGCGGCGCCGGCAGCTCACCGAGGTCTGA